One Amorphoplanes digitatis genomic window carries:
- a CDS encoding sporulation protein, producing the protein MVFKRMMQAMGVGGPSVETVLANPNCRPGGYLEGQVHVIGGDHSVDIEYVALGLMTRVEVESGDSEYNTDQEFHRQRLTGSFKLDAGARHDVPFRFDVPWETPITEVYGQHLHGMTMGLRTELEVARAVDKSDLDAVAVHPLPAQERILDAFLRLGFRFSRADVERGRVYGVQQTLPFYQEIEFYPPAQYASGINQLEVTFIPTPHNLQVVLEIDKRGGLFTEGHDAFGRFDVDYHTVDQTDWTAQLNGWLQQSAQRRGFF; encoded by the coding sequence GTGGTCTTCAAGCGCATGATGCAGGCGATGGGCGTGGGGGGCCCGTCCGTGGAAACGGTGCTCGCCAACCCCAACTGCCGCCCCGGGGGCTACCTGGAAGGCCAGGTGCACGTCATCGGCGGCGACCACTCCGTCGACATCGAGTACGTCGCGCTCGGGCTGATGACCCGGGTCGAGGTGGAGAGCGGCGACAGCGAGTACAACACCGATCAGGAGTTCCACCGGCAGCGGCTGACCGGCTCCTTCAAGCTGGACGCCGGCGCCCGCCACGACGTGCCGTTCCGCTTCGACGTGCCGTGGGAGACCCCCATCACCGAGGTGTACGGGCAGCACCTGCACGGCATGACGATGGGCCTGCGTACCGAGCTCGAGGTGGCCCGGGCGGTCGACAAGAGCGACCTGGACGCGGTGGCCGTTCACCCGCTGCCGGCACAGGAGCGGATCCTGGACGCTTTCCTGCGCCTGGGCTTCCGGTTCAGCCGCGCCGATGTGGAGCGGGGCAGGGTGTACGGCGTGCAGCAGACGCTGCCGTTCTACCAGGAGATCGAGTTCTATCCGCCGGCGCAGTACGCGAGCGGCATCAACCAGCTCGAGGTCACGTTCATCCCCACTCCGCACAACCTGCAGGTGGTGCTGGAGATCGACAAGCGTGGCGGCCTCTTCACCGAGGGTCACGACGCGTTCGGCCGCTTCGACGTGGACTACCACACCGTCGACCAGACCGACTGGACCGCGCAGCTCAACGGCTGGCTCCAGCAGTCCGCGCAGCGTCGCGGCTTCTTCTAG
- a CDS encoding YrdB family protein encodes MRTANLLLRFVLEVCALAALSYGGWQAPGPVWVRLLLAIALPLAAATIWAQWVAPKARTPIPDPLRLVPEWVVFGGATIALVVTEHPVPAALLAILAALNRLALHLLGTTTGGQPAV; translated from the coding sequence ATGAGAACCGCCAACCTGCTGCTGCGGTTCGTGCTCGAGGTTTGCGCCCTTGCCGCCCTGTCCTATGGCGGCTGGCAGGCGCCGGGTCCGGTCTGGGTGCGGCTGCTGCTGGCGATCGCGCTGCCGCTCGCCGCCGCCACCATCTGGGCACAGTGGGTGGCGCCCAAGGCCCGCACGCCGATCCCGGACCCGCTCCGGCTCGTGCCCGAGTGGGTGGTCTTCGGTGGAGCCACGATCGCGCTCGTGGTGACCGAACACCCTGTACCCGCGGCACTGCTGGCGATCCTGGCCGCGCTGAACCGCCTCGCCCTGCACCTGCTGGGCACCACCACGGGCGGCCAGCCCGCAGTCTGA
- a CDS encoding phosphotransferase: MTAPPSSPGRPPTPGPAPATGSPPATGPAPATGSPLATGPAPTSGSPLATGPAPTAGSPLATGPAPTAGSPLASGREADVFALDEGRVLRRYRRAADVTAEIAVMRHVAGLGYPVPAVYEAGGSDMIMERLDGPTMAQALARGSLGIEEGAAHLAGLLRRLHELPPGPGAAPVLHLDLHPENVLMTSRGPVVIDWCNARPGEPDLDTGLTALILAQVAVDERHEWSDGAGRLLAAFLAAAPGRPARLLDQVVSFRDRQLSGTEPLNAAAERVLACAR; encoded by the coding sequence GTGACCGCCCCGCCGTCCTCCCCCGGCCGTCCGCCCACCCCCGGCCCTGCGCCCGCCACCGGCTCTCCACCCGCCACCGGCCCCGCGCCCGCCACCGGCTCTCCGCTTGCCACCGGCCCCGCGCCCACCTCCGGCTCTCCGCTTGCCACCGGCCCTGCACCCACCGCCGGCTCTCCGCTCGCCACCGGCCCCGCGCCCACCGCCGGCTCTCCGCTTGCCTCCGGCCGGGAGGCTGACGTTTTCGCGCTCGATGAGGGGCGTGTGCTGCGCCGCTACCGGCGAGCGGCCGATGTGACGGCGGAGATCGCCGTGATGCGCCACGTCGCCGGCCTCGGCTACCCGGTACCCGCCGTGTACGAGGCCGGCGGCAGCGACATGATCATGGAACGCCTCGACGGCCCGACCATGGCCCAGGCCCTCGCCCGTGGCTCGCTGGGCATCGAGGAGGGCGCCGCGCACCTGGCCGGGCTGCTGCGCCGCCTGCACGAGCTGCCGCCCGGGCCCGGCGCGGCCCCCGTGCTGCACCTCGACCTGCACCCGGAGAATGTGCTGATGACGTCCCGCGGCCCTGTGGTGATCGACTGGTGCAACGCCCGGCCCGGCGAGCCCGACCTGGACACCGGCCTCACCGCGCTGATCCTGGCCCAGGTCGCCGTCGACGAGAGGCACGAGTGGTCCGACGGCGCCGGCCGGCTGCTGGCCGCGTTCCTGGCGGCCGCGCCCGGCCGGCCGGCCCGCCTGCTCGACCAGGTGGTCAGCTTCCGGGACCGGCAGCTGTCCGGCACCGAGCCGCTGAACGCCGCCGCGGAAAGGGTGCTCGCATGCGCGCGCTGA
- a CDS encoding acetoin utilization protein AcuC, protein MAESTAVVWDKALLSYDMGDHPMNPVRVELTMALARELGVLDRPGVRLVVPEPAGDAALTRIHRADYLDAVRLAPNDPFFRGWGLNTPDNPVFDGMHEASARICGATLAAAEAVWSGAATRAVNVSGGLHHAMAARASGFCVYNDPAVAIARLLDLGARRVAYVDIDVHHGDGVQAAFYDDPRVLTVSLHESPLTLFPGTGFPEECGGAGAEGTSVNVALPPGTGDAGWLRAFRAVVPSVLRAFAPQILVTQCGADAHRLDPLADLRLSVDGQRAAYIALRGLADELCDGRWVATGGGGYALVEVVPRAWTHLLAVATGAPLDPGTQTPPAWRKLAAERRPGTEIPATLTDGIEPPVEHWEPGTTADPVDKAIMATRMAVFPLHGLDPHDARD, encoded by the coding sequence ATGGCGGAGTCGACGGCGGTGGTGTGGGACAAGGCCCTGCTCTCCTACGACATGGGCGATCACCCGATGAACCCCGTGCGGGTCGAGCTGACCATGGCGCTCGCCCGCGAGCTCGGCGTTCTTGACCGGCCCGGCGTGCGCCTTGTGGTGCCGGAGCCGGCCGGCGACGCGGCGCTGACCCGCATACACCGGGCCGACTACCTGGATGCGGTCCGGCTCGCACCGAACGATCCGTTCTTCCGCGGCTGGGGCCTCAACACCCCGGACAACCCCGTCTTCGACGGCATGCACGAGGCGAGCGCCCGGATCTGCGGCGCCACGCTGGCCGCCGCCGAGGCGGTCTGGAGCGGCGCCGCCACCCGCGCCGTCAACGTCTCCGGTGGGCTGCATCACGCGATGGCGGCCCGCGCCTCCGGCTTCTGCGTCTACAACGACCCGGCGGTCGCGATCGCGCGCCTGCTCGACCTCGGCGCGCGGCGGGTGGCCTACGTCGACATCGATGTCCATCACGGCGACGGCGTGCAGGCGGCGTTCTACGACGATCCCCGGGTGCTGACCGTCAGCCTGCACGAGTCGCCGCTCACGCTCTTCCCCGGCACGGGCTTCCCCGAGGAGTGCGGCGGCGCCGGTGCCGAGGGCACCTCGGTAAACGTCGCGCTGCCGCCCGGCACCGGCGACGCCGGCTGGCTGCGTGCGTTCCGGGCGGTCGTGCCCTCGGTGCTGCGCGCCTTCGCGCCGCAGATCCTCGTCACCCAGTGCGGCGCCGACGCGCACCGCCTCGACCCCCTCGCCGACCTTCGGCTCTCCGTCGACGGCCAGCGCGCCGCATACATCGCGCTGCGCGGGCTCGCCGACGAGCTCTGCGACGGCCGCTGGGTGGCGACAGGCGGCGGCGGATACGCGCTGGTCGAGGTCGTGCCCCGGGCCTGGACCCACCTGCTGGCGGTGGCCACCGGCGCGCCGCTGGACCCCGGCACGCAGACGCCGCCGGCCTGGCGCAAGCTCGCCGCCGAGCGCCGCCCCGGCACCGAGATCCCGGCCACCCTGACCGACGGCATCGAGCCGCCGGTCGAGCACTGGGAGCCGGGCACCACCGCGGACCCGGTCGACAAGGCCATCATGGCGACCCGCATGGCGGTCTTCCCGCTGCACGGGCTGGACCCGCATGATGCCCGGGACTGA
- the sigB gene encoding RNA polymerase sigma factor SigB: MTDGVEPLADLDATDERGVSADLVRAYLNGIGRTRLLTAVEEVTLSKRIEAGLYAQEKLSEASDDLAPLLQILITEGRAAKNHLLEANLRLVVSIAKRYTGRGMAFLDLIQEGNLGLIRAVEKFDYTKGYKFSTYATWWIRQAITRAMADQARTIRIPVHMVEQVNRMVRARRDLATTLGREPSVAEIAKAMGVPEFQVIELISYDREPVSLDQAVGEDGESALGDFVAAVDPRGEPGDTVGRGELRSEVEIVLATLSERESAVIRLRFGLDDGRQRTLDEVGREFGLSRERIRQIEKVTMSKLRDPQRASRLEAYAS; this comes from the coding sequence ATGACCGACGGTGTCGAGCCCTTGGCTGACCTGGACGCCACCGACGAGCGCGGCGTATCGGCCGACCTCGTCCGGGCGTACCTGAACGGCATCGGCCGCACGCGTCTGCTCACCGCGGTCGAGGAGGTGACCCTCTCCAAGCGGATCGAGGCCGGCCTCTACGCACAGGAGAAGCTTTCCGAGGCGAGCGACGACCTGGCGCCGCTGCTACAGATCCTCATCACCGAGGGCCGCGCCGCGAAGAACCACCTGCTCGAGGCCAACCTGCGGCTGGTGGTCAGCATCGCGAAGCGCTACACGGGCCGCGGCATGGCGTTCCTGGACCTGATCCAGGAGGGCAACCTGGGCCTGATCCGCGCCGTCGAGAAGTTCGACTACACCAAGGGCTACAAGTTCTCCACGTACGCCACCTGGTGGATCCGCCAGGCCATCACCCGCGCCATGGCCGACCAGGCCCGCACCATCCGCATCCCGGTGCACATGGTCGAGCAGGTCAACCGCATGGTCCGGGCCCGCCGGGACCTCGCCACCACGCTGGGCCGCGAGCCGAGCGTCGCCGAGATCGCCAAGGCGATGGGCGTGCCGGAGTTCCAGGTCATCGAGCTCATCTCCTACGACCGCGAGCCGGTCAGCCTGGACCAGGCGGTCGGCGAGGACGGCGAGAGCGCCCTCGGCGACTTCGTCGCGGCGGTCGACCCCCGCGGCGAGCCCGGCGACACCGTCGGCCGCGGCGAACTGCGCAGCGAGGTCGAGATCGTGCTCGCCACCCTCTCGGAGCGCGAGTCCGCGGTGATCCGCCTCCGCTTCGGCCTGGACGACGGCCGCCAGCGCACCCTGGACGAGGTCGGCCGCGAGTTCGGCCTGAGCCGCGAGCGAATCCGCCAGATCGAGAAGGTCACGATGTCCAAGCTGCGCGACCCGCAGCGCGCGTCCCGCCTGGAGGCATACGCCAGCTGA
- a CDS encoding metal-dependent transcriptional regulator: protein MVNDLVDTTEMYLRTILELEEEGVPPLRARIAERLHQSGPTVSQTVARMERDGLLTVENDRHLLLTEEGRVAAVAVMRKHRLAELLLVNVIGMPYEEAHEEACRWEHVMSDSVERKVYELLNRPTRSPYGNPIPGLEVLGLPSDEPISTSSTVINSGERNLAFPGLSGSVVVRRICESVQTNAGVLRQLHAAGIDPGATVTVAQERDGVTIDRSGDKIRLPREVASRVFVDAR from the coding sequence ATTGTGAATGATCTCGTCGACACCACCGAGATGTACCTGCGCACGATCCTCGAGCTCGAGGAGGAGGGCGTTCCGCCCCTGCGCGCCAGGATCGCCGAGCGCCTGCACCAGAGTGGCCCCACCGTCAGCCAGACCGTCGCCCGGATGGAGCGGGACGGCCTGCTCACGGTCGAGAACGACCGGCACCTGCTGCTCACCGAGGAGGGCCGGGTGGCCGCCGTCGCGGTGATGCGCAAGCACCGGCTCGCCGAGCTGCTGCTGGTCAACGTCATCGGCATGCCCTACGAGGAGGCGCACGAGGAGGCCTGCCGGTGGGAGCACGTGATGAGCGACTCGGTCGAGCGCAAGGTCTACGAGCTTCTCAACAGGCCGACCCGGTCGCCCTACGGCAACCCGATTCCCGGCCTCGAGGTGCTCGGCCTCCCGTCCGACGAGCCGATCAGCACCAGCTCCACTGTGATCAATTCGGGTGAGCGCAACCTCGCGTTCCCCGGCCTGAGCGGCAGCGTGGTCGTCCGGCGGATCTGCGAGAGCGTGCAGACCAACGCGGGCGTGCTGCGGCAGCTGCACGCGGCGGGCATCGACCCGGGCGCGACCGTCACGGTGGCGCAGGAGCGCGACGGCGTGACGATCGACCGCTCCGGCGACAAGATCCGGCTGCCGCGCGAGGTCGCGTCACGGGTGTTCGTCGACGCCCGCTGA
- the dtd gene encoding D-aminoacyl-tRNA deacylase, protein MRALIQTVSRASVTVGDEVVGKIEDGLLVLLGVTHDDTAEIAANLARKVHELRILDGDASAADTGAPLLVVSQFTLYGDARKGRRPTWSAAAPAEVAEPLVTAFAEALRSRGAMVETGRFRAHMLVESVNVGPRTVWLEI, encoded by the coding sequence ATGCGCGCGCTGATACAGACCGTCAGCAGGGCCAGCGTGACGGTCGGCGACGAGGTCGTCGGCAAGATCGAGGACGGGCTGCTGGTGCTGCTCGGCGTCACGCACGACGACACCGCCGAGATCGCCGCGAACCTGGCCCGCAAGGTCCATGAGCTGCGCATCCTCGACGGGGACGCCTCGGCCGCCGACACCGGCGCGCCGTTGCTCGTGGTCAGCCAGTTCACCCTCTACGGCGACGCCCGCAAGGGCCGCCGGCCCACCTGGTCCGCGGCCGCGCCGGCCGAGGTCGCCGAGCCGCTGGTCACCGCGTTCGCCGAGGCGCTGCGGTCACGCGGCGCCATGGTGGAGACCGGCCGGTTCCGGGCCCACATGCTCGTGGAGAGCGTGAACGTGGGCCCGCGAACCGTCTGGTTGGAGATCTAG
- a CDS encoding DUF5522 domain-containing protein, translating to MDQPAPRALTEPHPSRLAPDHPRRAEILAAHAAALAAGQAGYLDPETGLFVLTAGFLAARGTCCSRGCRHCPYVDGV from the coding sequence GTGGACCAGCCGGCGCCGCGCGCTCTCACCGAGCCGCATCCGAGTCGTCTCGCCCCCGATCACCCGCGCCGCGCCGAGATCCTCGCCGCCCACGCCGCCGCGCTCGCCGCGGGCCAGGCCGGCTACCTCGATCCGGAAACCGGACTCTTCGTGCTCACTGCCGGATTCCTCGCCGCGCGCGGCACCTGCTGTAGTCGCGGCTGTCGTCACTGTCCGTACGTCGATGGTGTCTGA
- a CDS encoding HhH-GPD-type base excision DNA repair protein: MTFSLPIDAEANALLDRDPLAVLIGLTLDQQITMEKAFTSPYVLAQRLGHEPTAVELADFDPDELIAIFAKPPALHRFPKAMAARVQEVCRVLVDRYDGEAAALWRDVPTGAELYKRIFALPGFGKQKAQIFVALLGKQYGVQPPGWREAAGGYGEADSYRSVADIVDDESLNKVRANKKQMKAEARAAKA; the protein is encoded by the coding sequence ATGACGTTCTCGCTGCCCATCGACGCTGAGGCCAACGCGCTCCTCGACCGCGACCCGCTGGCGGTGCTGATCGGGCTGACGCTGGATCAGCAGATCACCATGGAGAAGGCGTTCACCTCGCCGTACGTGCTCGCTCAGCGCCTCGGGCACGAGCCGACGGCGGTGGAGCTCGCCGACTTCGACCCGGACGAGCTGATCGCGATCTTCGCGAAGCCGCCGGCGCTGCACCGCTTCCCGAAGGCCATGGCCGCGCGGGTGCAGGAGGTCTGCCGGGTGCTTGTCGACCGCTACGACGGGGAGGCGGCCGCGCTCTGGCGGGACGTGCCCACCGGCGCCGAGCTGTACAAGCGGATCTTCGCGCTGCCCGGCTTCGGTAAGCAGAAGGCACAGATCTTCGTCGCGCTGCTGGGCAAGCAGTACGGCGTGCAGCCGCCCGGCTGGCGCGAGGCGGCCGGTGGATACGGCGAGGCGGACTCGTACCGGTCGGTCGCGGACATCGTCGACGACGAGTCCCTGAACAAGGTCCGGGCGAACAAGAAGCAGATGAAGGCCGAGGCGCGGGCGGCGAAGGCCTGA
- a CDS encoding bifunctional acetate--CoA ligase family protein/GNAT family N-acetyltransferase, with product MTREADVLLSDGSAVQLRPIHPDDAPAIVELHSRMSDRTRYLRYFSPYPRIPERDLARFVNVDHRDREAFVIVSGPRIMGVGRYERLGPDSPEAEVAFVVEDAHQGRGIGSVLLEHLADAAQECGITRFVAEVLPQNAGMLRVFSDFGYQIQRQYADGVVHLEFPIAPTEKSREVQESREQRTEAKSISRLLHPRAVAVYGASASGQGIGAAMLGHLRDGGYTGDIIPVHRSADRVAGLTAHRSAAAAGTPVDLAIIAVPPEGVADAVADAAAAGAGGLVVVSAGFAEAGEQGALAQRALLDAAHGAGLRVVGPNCLGIANTDPTVRLNATLAPRLPAAGRVGFFSQSGALGVALLAEADRRGLGLSSFVSAGNRADVSGNDLLQYWQDDPGTDAVLLYLETFGNPRKFARLARRMSRVKPVVAVASASRPAGLAGDLPGPDTRAVTALFARSGVIRVDTVAELFDVGLLLAHQPLPAGRRVAVVGNSSALSGLAIAACHATGLTVAEGYPCDISPQAGAHDFADALADAAVDDRVDALVVVFAPPLPGQLPDEDADFAAALGSVALAGEKPTVATFLLGRLPPGVPAYPSVEEAVRALSRVVGYADWLRHPPGVLPPLSGVDPSAHELEGPPSALLEAYGIRVQPSRSAASLDEALAAATDLGYPVALKAAGGALRHRLDLGAVRLALADEDDLRAAHQELVTAFGQPLLVQSMVPPGVACTIEVVEDPAFGPVIGFGLSGVASELLGDLAWRAAPLTDRAAAALVDEPRAAPLLHGYRGSEPVDRAALIDLLLRVGRLADEHPHVRALSLNPVLSRPDGLTILHASIEMGEAGARPDTGPRRLQNT from the coding sequence GTGACCAGAGAGGCGGACGTGCTGCTCTCCGACGGCAGCGCCGTGCAACTGCGCCCGATACACCCCGACGACGCACCGGCCATCGTGGAGCTCCACTCGCGGATGAGCGACCGCACCCGCTACCTGCGCTACTTCTCGCCCTATCCCCGCATTCCGGAGCGCGATCTCGCCCGCTTCGTCAACGTCGACCACCGCGACCGCGAGGCCTTCGTCATCGTCAGCGGCCCGCGCATCATGGGCGTCGGCCGCTACGAGCGGCTCGGCCCCGATTCCCCCGAGGCAGAGGTCGCCTTCGTCGTCGAGGACGCGCACCAGGGCCGCGGCATCGGGTCGGTGCTGCTCGAGCACCTCGCCGACGCGGCACAGGAGTGCGGCATCACCCGCTTCGTCGCCGAGGTCCTGCCGCAGAACGCCGGGATGCTCCGCGTCTTCAGCGACTTCGGCTACCAGATCCAGCGCCAATACGCCGACGGGGTCGTGCACCTCGAGTTCCCGATCGCCCCCACGGAGAAGTCCCGGGAGGTGCAGGAGAGCCGCGAGCAGCGGACCGAGGCGAAGTCCATCTCCCGCCTGCTGCACCCGCGCGCCGTCGCCGTCTACGGCGCGAGCGCCAGCGGCCAGGGCATCGGCGCGGCGATGCTGGGCCACCTGCGCGACGGCGGCTACACCGGCGACATCATCCCGGTGCACCGCAGCGCCGACCGGGTGGCGGGGCTTACCGCACACCGCTCGGCGGCCGCGGCCGGCACCCCGGTCGACCTGGCGATCATCGCCGTCCCGCCGGAGGGCGTAGCCGACGCGGTGGCGGACGCGGCGGCGGCGGGCGCGGGCGGCCTCGTCGTCGTCTCCGCCGGCTTCGCCGAGGCGGGCGAGCAGGGCGCGCTCGCCCAGCGCGCGCTGCTCGACGCGGCACACGGGGCAGGCCTGCGCGTGGTCGGCCCCAACTGCCTTGGCATCGCCAACACCGACCCCACCGTGCGGCTGAACGCCACGCTCGCGCCGAGGCTGCCGGCGGCGGGCCGAGTGGGTTTCTTCAGCCAGTCCGGCGCGCTCGGCGTCGCCCTGCTGGCCGAGGCGGACCGGCGCGGCCTCGGCCTGTCCAGCTTCGTGTCGGCGGGCAACCGCGCGGACGTCTCGGGCAACGACCTGCTCCAGTACTGGCAGGACGACCCCGGCACCGACGCGGTCCTGCTCTACCTCGAGACGTTCGGCAACCCGCGCAAGTTCGCCCGGCTCGCCCGCCGGATGAGCCGGGTCAAGCCCGTCGTCGCGGTCGCCTCGGCGAGCCGCCCGGCGGGGCTCGCCGGCGACCTGCCCGGCCCCGACACCAGGGCGGTGACGGCCCTGTTCGCCCGCTCCGGCGTCATCCGCGTCGACACCGTCGCCGAACTCTTCGACGTGGGCCTCCTGCTGGCGCACCAGCCGCTGCCGGCCGGCCGGCGGGTGGCGGTCGTCGGAAACTCGTCGGCGCTCTCCGGCCTGGCCATCGCCGCCTGCCACGCCACCGGCCTGACCGTCGCCGAGGGCTACCCGTGCGACATCAGCCCACAGGCGGGCGCACACGACTTCGCCGACGCCCTCGCCGACGCCGCCGTCGACGACCGCGTCGACGCCCTGGTCGTGGTCTTCGCGCCGCCCCTGCCCGGCCAACTCCCGGACGAGGACGCCGACTTCGCCGCCGCGCTGGGCAGCGTCGCGCTGGCGGGGGAGAAGCCGACCGTGGCGACCTTCCTGCTGGGCCGCCTCCCACCCGGCGTCCCGGCATACCCGTCGGTGGAGGAGGCCGTCCGCGCCCTGTCCCGCGTGGTCGGCTACGCGGACTGGCTACGCCACCCACCGGGCGTGCTCCCGCCCCTGTCCGGAGTGGACCCGTCGGCACACGAACTGGAAGGCCCGCCTTCGGCCCTGCTAGAGGCATACGGCATCCGGGTCCAGCCGTCACGCTCCGCCGCGTCCCTCGACGAGGCCCTGGCCGCCGCCACCGACCTCGGCTACCCGGTCGCCCTGAAGGCGGCAGGCGGCGCCCTACGACACCGCCTCGACCTCGGCGCGGTCCGCCTGGCCCTCGCCGACGAGGACGACCTGCGCGCCGCACACCAGGAACTGGTGACGGCCTTCGGCCAACCCCTGCTGGTCCAGTCGATGGTCCCGCCCGGCGTCGCCTGCACGATCGAGGTCGTCGAGGACCCGGCGTTCGGCCCGGTAATCGGCTTCGGCCTCAGCGGCGTAGCCAGCGAACTGCTAGGCGACCTCGCCTGGCGCGCGGCCCCCCTCACCGACCGCGCCGCCGCGGCCTTGGTCGACGAGCCCCGCGCAGCGCCCCTACTACACGGCTACCGCGGCTCGGAACCAGTCGACCGCGCCGCCCTGATCGACCTCCTACTCCGCGTGGGCCGCCTAGCCGACGAACACCCCCACGTCCGCGCCCTCTCCCTGAACCCGGTCCTGTCCCGCCCCGACGGCCTCACAATCCTGCACGCCTCGATCGAAATGGGCGAGGCAGGCGCCCGCCCAGACACCGGCCCCCGCCGCCTCCAAAACACCTGA